CCTCGCGGGCGGCAGCACCGGCCCTCCGGGACCGGTGGGGATCGCAACCGGCCCAGCACATGCCGGACCGAAAGTGCACGCCCGGCAGCACCGGCCCTCCGGGGCCGGTGGGGATCGCAACAGCGGGTTGCCCGCGTCGTCGGTCGGGATCGGGTCGCAGCACCGGCCCTCCGGGACCGGTGGGGATCGCAACCCGGTGGGGATCGCAACGCCGACCGCGAGAAGTGGGTCACCCAGACCGCCAGCAGCACCGGCCCTCCGGGACCGGTGGGGATCGCAACCTCCTTGTCAAGAGGCGGATGCCCACGGTCAAGCTGCAGCACCGGCCCTCCGGGACCGGTGGGGATCGCAACCGCCTCCACGGCGTCGCCTGCGGCGCGTGCGGCCTGCAGCACCGGCCCTCCGGGACCGGTGGGGATCGCAACTACACCGGCCCGACGACCGAGGAGGAGCGGTGGAAGCAGCACCGGCCCTCCGGGACCGGTGGGGATCGCAACAGGCCGATGGTGCGGGCGTGGCGCTGCACCGGCGACAGCAGCACCGGCCCTCCGGGACCGGTGGGGATCGCAACTGCCGCTGCGCGCTCAGGGCCACCTACCCGCTCGCAGCACCGGCCCTCCGGGACCGGTGGGGATCGCAACTCGAGCTGCCCGTCGAGCTGGCCGCGCGCGAACTGCAGCACCGGCCCTCCGGGACCGGTGGGGATCGCAACTGCTCCCGCTGTGGGCACGCCACCGGCAACGCCAGCAGCACCGGCCCTCCGGGACCGGTGGGGATCGCAACGAGGTGCACTCGACGTGGGAAGCGGCCCGGATCGCCCGCAGCACCGGCCCTCCGGGACCGGTGGGGATCGCAACTACCGCGGGGGGACCTTCACCCCTGCGATCGGGGGCAGCACCGGTCCTCCGGGACCGGTGGGTATCGCAACACTAGAGGGGTATACAAGAGGCACGGCGAAAAGGGCAGCACCGGCCCTCCGGGACCGGTGAGGATCGCAGCAGAAAGCTGTGCAGCAGCGGCAACTCGGACACCTCTACGCCGAATCGTCGAGCCAAAAGTGTTCGATTGCCTACATGATGGCGTAGCGGACGCGCCGTGCCTGGAAGTAGCCGCGGACGATATGCGGCTGCCGCTGACGGCGACGCAGGAAGCGTCGGGTCTCGTGGGCGAGCCGGTCGATGTTGTGGGCCCGTGAGGCGTTGACGTTGCGCTTGAGGTCGGCATCGAGCAGTTCGTCCGGATTCGACTCCGGGCTGTAGCCGGGTATCAGGTGCAGTTCGACCCGGTCGGTGTTGGCTTCCAGTCAGGCTCGGACCGCCTTGCCGCGGTGCACCGGATGCCGATCGGCGATGACATGCACCTTCCGGCCCGACTGACGGGCGACGCGGTCGAGAAACGCGGTGAACACCGGCGCGGTGAACACGGTGAACCACAACGCGCCCCGCGAGACCAGCGCGGACATGACGCTGACCCGTAGCCGTTTGCCGGTCAGCCGCACGATCGGCGTGCGCCCCTTTGGCGTCCAGGACCGGTCGGGCGGTGCGGCGTCCGAGCACAGCCCGCACTGGTCCACCCACGCGATCGCCGCATCCTCCGCCTTCGCCCGTGTCCCGATCGCCGGGTACTCCTGGTCCAACCACCCGCGCACCGCCGCAGGGTGCTGCTCATAGGCCCGTCTTTGCTACTGGCCGAAGTGCAGTTGCGGGACGTCGTAGAGGTCGGGGTTGCGGCGGCGTAGCAGCGCGGGGCTGGTGACCTCGATGACGAGCATCTCGGTGAGGAACTGGACCTGTGCTTGCAGCAGGTGGCTGGTGTAGCCGGTGGCGCTGTGTTCCTTGAGGCCGACGGCGACGTGGATGTGGGGGTGAACCTGGTCATTGGTCTCGTCGTAGGCGAGGGTGCCGCCGCCGAAGGCCTCGACGTTGGTGAGGTGGACCTTGGACCAGACCGGCGCCTCGGGGTTGTCCAGCTTCTCGCAGGTGCCGACGATGTCGACTTCGCTGAAGCCAGCTATGAAGCTCGGGATGTAGGCGTGGCGGACATGGTGTTGTGTGCAGAAGTCGGTCAGGGCGGTGAAGAAGTCGTCGCCGTGGTCGAAGGCGACGCCGAAGCTGCGGCCGAGGGTCAGTTCGTGGCTGCGGATGACGGGCTCCTCATCGGGTCGCGGTCGTCGGGGCGGGTCGGTCGTCGGCTGTGTTGGCAGG
This region of Saccharothrix longispora genomic DNA includes:
- a CDS encoding PPC domain-containing DNA-binding protein, producing MPTQPTTDPPRRPRPDEEPVIRSHELTLGRSFGVAFDHGDDFFTALTDFCTQHHVRHAYIPSFIAGFSEVDIVGTCEKLDNPEAPVWSKVHLTNVEAFGGGTLAYDETNDQVHPHIHVAVGLKEHSATGYTSHLLQAQVQFLTEMLVIEVTSPALLRRRNPDLYDVPQLHFGQ